In one Fodinicola acaciae genomic region, the following are encoded:
- a CDS encoding TIGR04282 family arsenosugar biosynthesis glycosyltransferase, which translates to MICAILAKSPVPGRVKTRLCPPATPEQAARLAAAAFLDTLATVTSCSWIVPVVALAGKLDHPQLRAAMRDVPVVVQRGENLGERIAAAHLDAAALFPGRPILQIGMDTPQLTAADLEQCRDAMHDGVLAPAADGGWWLLGLRNPEHARLVADVPMSRPDTGARTLAALRNGGLRVALGPELSDVDTMADAYAVAALAPRSRFAAELG; encoded by the coding sequence ATGATCTGTGCGATACTGGCGAAATCGCCGGTCCCCGGCCGGGTGAAGACCCGGTTGTGTCCGCCGGCGACGCCGGAGCAGGCCGCGCGGCTTGCCGCCGCGGCCTTTCTGGACACCTTGGCCACCGTCACATCCTGCTCCTGGATCGTGCCGGTGGTCGCATTGGCAGGAAAACTCGACCATCCGCAGCTGCGTGCGGCAATGCGCGACGTGCCTGTTGTCGTGCAACGCGGTGAAAATCTCGGCGAGCGGATCGCGGCGGCCCATCTCGACGCGGCGGCATTGTTTCCAGGACGGCCAATCCTGCAGATCGGCATGGACACACCACAGCTGACCGCCGCCGACCTCGAGCAATGTCGCGACGCGATGCACGATGGTGTGCTGGCGCCAGCTGCCGACGGCGGTTGGTGGTTGCTCGGGCTGCGAAATCCGGAGCACGCGCGCTTGGTCGCGGACGTGCCGATGTCCCGGCCGGACACCGGCGCTCGTACGCTCGCCGCCCTGCGAAACGGCGGCCTCCGCGTCGCGCTCGGACCGGAACTGTCCGATGTGGACACCATGGCCGACGCGTACGCGGTGGCCGCCTTGGCGCCACGGAGCCGGTTCGCGGCCGAGCTCGGATGA
- a CDS encoding class I SAM-dependent methyltransferase — protein MIADFSHGLRGNPCALRRTDGVLIRLPVRRWHAPARGADRWLLDRCTGPTLDLGCGPGRLVTALAERGLPALGVDISADAVERTLFRGGTALRRDALGRLPAEGRWSHVLLADGNIGIGGDPAQLLRRAKVLLRPKGTVLLELDPIGGLWRGAGRLEASGVVGP, from the coding sequence ATGATCGCCGACTTTTCGCATGGCTTGCGCGGAAATCCGTGTGCACTGCGGCGCACGGATGGCGTGCTGATCCGGCTGCCGGTCCGTCGCTGGCATGCGCCGGCACGCGGCGCCGATCGCTGGCTGCTCGACCGGTGCACCGGTCCGACGCTCGACCTCGGCTGCGGTCCCGGCCGGCTGGTCACCGCGTTGGCCGAGCGCGGCCTGCCGGCGCTCGGCGTCGACATCAGCGCGGACGCGGTCGAGCGTACGCTCTTCCGCGGTGGCACGGCGTTGCGGCGAGACGCGCTCGGCCGGTTGCCGGCCGAAGGCCGCTGGTCGCACGTGCTCCTGGCGGACGGCAACATCGGAATCGGCGGCGATCCGGCACAACTGTTGCGCCGAGCGAAGGTGTTGCTGCGGCCCAAAGGCACCGTCTTGCTGGAGCTGGACCCGATCGGCGGCCTGTGGCGCGGAGCCGGCCGGTTGGAGGCGTCCGGCGTGGTCGGTCCGTAG
- a CDS encoding VOC family protein produces the protein MTDDFRPAGWHCVTPRIVASQPDALVDFVRAVFDADGTYDAGRPTELRIGDSRLLISGTGEREPMAAFLYVYVPDTDATFRRAMANGAESIEDPAAQPYGDRRAMIRDPHGNLWQIATHGQPS, from the coding sequence ATGACCGACGACTTCCGGCCAGCCGGCTGGCATTGCGTGACACCCAGGATCGTCGCCAGCCAGCCGGACGCGCTGGTCGACTTCGTCCGTGCCGTGTTCGACGCCGACGGCACGTACGACGCCGGCCGGCCGACCGAGCTGCGGATCGGCGACTCTCGTCTGCTGATCAGCGGCACCGGCGAGCGCGAGCCGATGGCGGCGTTCCTTTACGTGTACGTCCCCGACACCGACGCGACTTTTCGCCGCGCGATGGCCAACGGTGCCGAGTCGATCGAGGATCCGGCCGCCCAGCCATACGGTGACCGGCGCGCGATGATCCGCGACCCGCACGGAAACCTGTGGCAGATCGCCACGCACGGTCAGCCGTCGTAA
- a CDS encoding response regulator transcription factor encodes MVSAPRILVVDDDPTVRDVMRRYLSRAGYEVTVRADGEAAMAEISAKPPDLVVLDLMLPGLSGLEVCEELRRHSSIPVIMLTALGEEEDRVAGLETGADDYVTKPFSPRELVLRVGSVLRRSAGPPDPRPAGTVTDGDLSIDLDARRVSLRGRELSLTTREFDLLAYFVRHPGQVFRRPELLERVWGWSFGDQSTVTVHVRRLREKLETDPVHPRRLATVWGVGYRYDPQEPVC; translated from the coding sequence ATGGTGAGCGCGCCGCGGATCCTGGTGGTCGACGACGATCCGACCGTACGCGATGTGATGCGGCGATATCTGTCCCGCGCCGGTTACGAGGTGACCGTACGCGCGGACGGCGAGGCCGCGATGGCCGAGATCAGCGCGAAACCACCGGATCTGGTGGTGCTCGACCTGATGTTGCCAGGCCTGAGCGGACTGGAGGTGTGCGAGGAGTTGCGCCGGCACAGCAGCATTCCGGTGATCATGCTGACCGCGCTCGGTGAGGAGGAGGATCGGGTCGCCGGCTTGGAAACCGGCGCGGACGACTACGTGACCAAGCCGTTCAGTCCGCGCGAGTTGGTGTTGCGGGTCGGCTCGGTGTTACGCCGGTCGGCCGGTCCGCCCGATCCGCGACCGGCCGGCACGGTCACCGACGGCGACCTGTCGATCGACCTGGACGCGCGCCGAGTGTCGTTGCGTGGCAGGGAACTGTCGCTCACGACGCGCGAATTCGACCTGCTGGCCTATTTCGTCCGGCATCCCGGTCAGGTGTTCCGGCGACCGGAGCTGCTGGAACGCGTGTGGGGTTGGAGCTTCGGCGACCAGTCCACGGTGACCGTACACGTGCGCCGGCTGCGCGAAAAGCTCGAGACCGATCCGGTGCATCCGCGGCGGCTGGCGACCGTGTGGGGTGTCGGCTATCGCTACGACCCGCAGGAGCCGGTGTGCTGA
- a CDS encoding glycosyltransferase family 2 protein, with translation MSVDVILPCLDEALALPGVLQAMPPGYRAIVVDNGSTDGSPAVAREFGATVVHEAQRGYGAAVHSGLVAASADVVCFIDADGSLDPSVLPEFVEMLGNAELAVGKRVPVSVSVWPWHARLGNAIVACLLRRRGVPVSDIAPVRAVRRAALLGLGVTDRAFGYPLELLLRAGAAGWRIAERPVDYRPRAAGTVSKVSGSFRGTLRATRDFAKALR, from the coding sequence ATGAGCGTCGACGTGATCCTGCCGTGCCTCGACGAGGCATTGGCGCTGCCTGGCGTCCTGCAGGCGATGCCGCCGGGTTATCGCGCGATCGTGGTCGACAATGGTTCGACCGACGGCAGTCCGGCTGTCGCGCGCGAATTCGGCGCGACCGTCGTGCATGAGGCGCAGCGCGGATATGGCGCGGCCGTCCACAGTGGACTTGTCGCGGCGAGTGCCGACGTCGTGTGCTTCATCGACGCCGATGGTTCGCTCGATCCGTCCGTTCTCCCGGAATTCGTGGAGATGCTGGGCAACGCGGAGCTGGCGGTCGGCAAGCGTGTGCCGGTCAGCGTGTCGGTGTGGCCGTGGCACGCGCGTCTCGGCAATGCGATTGTCGCGTGTTTGTTGCGGCGGCGCGGTGTTCCGGTGTCCGACATCGCGCCTGTCCGAGCCGTACGCCGCGCGGCTTTGCTGGGTCTCGGCGTGACCGATCGCGCTTTTGGCTATCCACTGGAGTTGTTGTTACGCGCAGGTGCGGCCGGTTGGCGGATCGCCGAGCGGCCGGTCGACTATCGGCCGCGCGCGGCCGGCACCGTGTCGAAAGTCTCCGGTTCGTTTCGTGGGACGCTGCGCGCGACCCGTGATTTCGCGAAGGCACTGCGATGA
- a CDS encoding ABC transporter ATP-binding protein, which produces MAAQIRLAGWGWRHPGRKAWAVRGIDLTVQPGERVLLLGASGAGKSTLLRGLAGVLDPEVGDEEGTMHIDGAHPREHREPVGYLQQDPESQLVMARCGDDVAFGLENLAVAADRIWPRVDAALETVGFGYDRDWPTAALSGGEQQRLALAGVLAQRPGLLLLDEPTANIDPDGATAVRKAVDAVLAQTGATLVLVEHRVAETLDLVDRLVVISPDGVVADGSPERVLAERCDELTAAGVWVPGVPVGRRRSTAIERNPLLTAESVRVPSIVDDASVQLAAAEVAAITGPNGAGKTTLARVLGGLVRPESGRVEGTSALSGADRRPPWRWKATDLAGRIGAVFQDPEHQFLTGRVRDELLLRTKENARADELLERLRLDRLAAANPFTLSGGEQRRLSVATALVAAPALLILDEPTFGQDRRTWTELVEMLDSLRKDGVGIAVITHDTAFTDALADRVLWMSAGRLSPA; this is translated from the coding sequence GTGGCGGCACAGATCCGGCTGGCCGGCTGGGGGTGGCGGCATCCGGGCCGCAAGGCGTGGGCGGTACGCGGCATCGACCTGACCGTGCAGCCCGGTGAGCGGGTGTTGCTGCTCGGCGCTTCCGGAGCGGGCAAGAGCACGTTGCTGCGCGGCCTCGCCGGCGTACTCGACCCGGAGGTCGGCGACGAGGAAGGCACCATGCACATCGATGGTGCGCATCCGCGCGAACACCGCGAGCCGGTCGGTTATCTCCAGCAGGATCCGGAAAGTCAGCTGGTGATGGCGCGCTGCGGTGACGATGTCGCGTTCGGCCTGGAAAACCTGGCCGTCGCGGCCGACCGGATCTGGCCGCGCGTCGACGCCGCGCTGGAGACGGTCGGCTTCGGCTACGACCGCGACTGGCCGACGGCCGCGTTGTCCGGTGGCGAGCAGCAGCGGCTCGCCCTGGCCGGGGTTTTGGCGCAGCGACCGGGTTTGCTGCTGCTCGACGAGCCGACCGCCAACATCGACCCGGACGGCGCGACCGCCGTTCGCAAGGCGGTGGACGCGGTGCTCGCCCAGACCGGCGCGACCCTCGTGTTGGTCGAGCACCGCGTCGCCGAGACGCTGGACCTGGTCGACCGGCTGGTCGTCATCTCCCCCGACGGTGTCGTGGCCGACGGCTCGCCGGAGCGCGTACTCGCCGAGCGGTGTGACGAGCTGACCGCCGCCGGCGTGTGGGTCCCCGGTGTGCCGGTGGGTCGCCGGCGCTCGACCGCGATCGAGCGGAATCCGTTGCTGACCGCGGAATCCGTACGCGTGCCGTCCATTGTGGACGATGCGTCCGTCCAGCTCGCCGCGGCGGAGGTCGCCGCCATCACCGGTCCGAACGGCGCTGGCAAGACGACGCTCGCGCGCGTGCTCGGCGGGTTGGTGCGGCCGGAATCCGGTCGCGTAGAAGGCACCTCCGCGCTGTCCGGTGCCGATCGTCGGCCGCCATGGCGGTGGAAGGCCACCGACCTCGCCGGCCGGATTGGAGCCGTTTTCCAGGATCCGGAGCACCAGTTCCTGACCGGCCGGGTACGCGACGAGTTGCTGTTGCGTACGAAGGAAAACGCGCGCGCCGACGAGTTGTTGGAGCGGCTGCGGCTGGACCGGCTGGCGGCGGCGAACCCGTTCACACTGTCCGGTGGCGAGCAGCGCAGGCTGTCGGTGGCGACCGCGTTGGTGGCCGCTCCGGCGCTGCTGATCCTGGACGAGCCGACCTTCGGCCAGGACCGTCGGACCTGGACCGAGCTGGTGGAAATGCTGGACAGCCTGCGAAAAGACGGCGTCGGGATCGCGGTGATCACGCACGACACCGCGTTCACCGATGCGTTGGCCGACCGGGTGCTGTGGATGTCCGCCGGACGATTGTCGCCGGCATGA
- a CDS encoding NAD-dependent epimerase/dehydratase family protein, translating to MTVLITGGAGFVGSHTADAIGADVRLVDALLPQAHGDSPAVENIVRNDLTDVSEAVALLDGVDTVIHLAAMVGHGVDPSDAPAYALHNDFSTAVLLAAMASAGVRRLVLASSMVVYGEGRYRCAEHGIVPAAPRKAGDIDAGNFDPPCPVCGSGLSPELIGEDARLDPRSTYAATKVAQEHLASAWARQTGGSVWALRYHNIYGPWMPRDTPYAGVASIFRSALERGVAPRVMEDGRQRRDFVHVTDVAAANVLAAAKPAPEGTLQAVNICSGDPHTVAEFAENLATAMGGPMPVIVGGARPGDVRHVTADPAKARSVLGFHPRTSFEEGVKAFATDPLR from the coding sequence GTGACTGTACTGATCACCGGCGGCGCCGGTTTCGTAGGATCGCACACGGCCGACGCGATCGGCGCGGACGTACGACTCGTGGATGCCTTGTTGCCGCAGGCGCACGGTGATTCACCAGCAGTCGAGAACATCGTTCGCAATGATCTGACCGACGTGTCCGAGGCCGTCGCGCTGCTGGACGGCGTCGACACGGTCATCCACCTGGCGGCGATGGTCGGTCACGGCGTCGATCCGTCCGACGCTCCGGCGTACGCGCTGCACAACGATTTCTCGACCGCGGTTTTGTTGGCTGCCATGGCATCGGCCGGCGTCCGGCGTTTGGTGCTCGCCAGTTCGATGGTCGTCTACGGTGAAGGCCGTTATCGCTGTGCGGAGCACGGCATTGTGCCGGCGGCACCACGTAAAGCCGGCGACATCGACGCGGGCAACTTCGATCCGCCTTGTCCGGTCTGCGGCAGCGGCCTGAGTCCTGAGCTGATCGGTGAGGACGCGCGGCTCGATCCGCGCAGCACGTACGCGGCGACGAAAGTCGCGCAGGAGCACCTCGCCTCGGCCTGGGCCAGGCAGACCGGCGGATCGGTGTGGGCCTTGCGTTATCACAATATCTACGGTCCGTGGATGCCGCGGGACACGCCGTATGCCGGCGTGGCCTCGATTTTCCGGTCGGCGCTGGAGCGCGGTGTCGCGCCGCGAGTCATGGAAGACGGCCGGCAGCGCCGCGATTTCGTCCATGTCACCGATGTCGCCGCCGCGAATGTGCTCGCCGCGGCCAAACCGGCGCCGGAGGGCACACTGCAGGCCGTCAACATCTGCTCCGGTGATCCGCACACCGTCGCAGAATTCGCCGAAAACCTGGCGACCGCGATGGGTGGTCCGATGCCGGTGATCGTCGGTGGCGCGCGGCCCGGCGACGTGCGGCACGTCACCGCCGATCCGGCGAAAGCGCGGTCAGTTCTCGGATTCCACCCGCGTACGTCCTTCGAAGAAGGCGTCAAAGCCTTCGCGACGGACCCGCTCCGGTAA
- a CDS encoding energy-coupling factor transporter transmembrane component T family protein, translated as MTAAYLGRRNPVVKLAAGLVVAAAALAAGDPVTPAVLLAGCLLALPLTGLSAATLAKRTVVLLVGALSIGVANALFGSPGGWQVGGALALRVVAVALPGVLMLSTTDPTDLADSLVQQLRAPARFAYGALAALRLLPLLTTEWHTIGLARRARGVAANGNPVVAARLFGGRVFTLLVGAIRRASRIAAAMDARGFDARQARTYARRQTIGLADLLLLLLAILLASAATGGSLALGTWRLFTSA; from the coding sequence ATGACCGCCGCGTACCTGGGACGCCGCAACCCGGTCGTCAAGCTGGCCGCCGGGCTGGTCGTCGCGGCGGCGGCGCTGGCGGCCGGCGATCCGGTCACGCCGGCGGTGTTGTTGGCCGGCTGCCTGCTGGCGTTGCCGCTGACCGGACTTTCGGCCGCAACACTGGCAAAGCGTACGGTCGTGTTGCTGGTCGGCGCGCTGTCGATCGGCGTCGCCAACGCGCTCTTCGGCAGTCCTGGCGGCTGGCAGGTCGGTGGCGCGCTGGCCCTGCGCGTCGTCGCCGTCGCGCTGCCAGGCGTACTCATGCTGTCGACGACCGACCCGACCGATCTCGCCGACTCGCTGGTGCAGCAACTGCGCGCGCCGGCACGGTTCGCGTACGGGGCACTCGCGGCGCTGCGGTTGTTACCTTTGCTGACAACGGAATGGCACACCATCGGCCTCGCTCGCCGAGCGCGCGGCGTAGCGGCCAACGGAAATCCGGTGGTCGCCGCCCGGCTCTTCGGCGGTCGCGTTTTCACCCTGCTGGTCGGTGCGATCCGGCGCGCCAGCCGGATCGCCGCCGCGATGGACGCGCGCGGCTTCGACGCGCGCCAGGCTCGCACATATGCGCGCCGGCAGACCATCGGCCTCGCCGACCTTTTGCTGCTGTTGCTGGCAATCCTGCTCGCCTCGGCGGCCACCGGCGGCAGCCTCGCGCTCGGCACCTGGCGACTGTTCACCAGCGCCTAG
- a CDS encoding sensor histidine kinase, whose amino-acid sequence MLTLFLHVAPLALIATLPVVLLGSVLLHRMRRHSIATAMAVLVLVPVVATLTGVLVVGKFMFDPAFATTLFVCLLVAAVSVPAGLMLGRQIAAESVWEREARARERALDSSRRELVAWISHDLRTPLAGIRAMTEALEDGVVSAPDDIAAYTRDIRRETERLSAMVDDLFQLSRITAGALRLTMSAVSLRDVVSDALAAEGAGAARKGVELAAAEEADWPVVAGSDAELGRVVRNLLSNAIRHTPPGGSVVVAAGVDGDEAWLRVDDGCGGIPEDELARVFDVAFRGTAARTPDDTGGGLGLAVARGLVEAQSGRISAVNHEPGCRFEVHLALEPVGKQSLTGAGPSRRL is encoded by the coding sequence GTGCTGACGCTTTTTCTTCACGTGGCACCACTCGCGCTGATCGCCACGCTTCCGGTGGTGTTGCTCGGAAGTGTGCTGTTGCACCGCATGCGAAGACACTCCATCGCCACCGCGATGGCAGTGCTCGTGCTGGTGCCGGTGGTCGCGACGCTGACCGGCGTGCTGGTGGTGGGAAAGTTCATGTTCGACCCCGCCTTCGCCACCACGCTTTTCGTCTGTCTGCTGGTCGCCGCGGTCTCGGTGCCGGCCGGTTTGATGCTTGGCCGGCAAATCGCGGCCGAAAGCGTGTGGGAACGCGAGGCTCGCGCGCGTGAACGCGCGCTCGACTCATCGCGCCGAGAGCTGGTTGCCTGGATCAGCCACGATCTGCGTACGCCGCTGGCCGGCATCCGCGCGATGACCGAGGCCTTGGAGGACGGCGTGGTCAGCGCGCCGGACGACATCGCGGCATACACGCGCGACATCCGCCGCGAAACCGAGCGACTGTCGGCGATGGTGGACGATCTTTTCCAGCTGTCGCGGATAACCGCCGGCGCGCTGCGGCTCACGATGTCGGCTGTTTCGTTACGGGACGTGGTTTCCGACGCGCTGGCAGCGGAAGGCGCTGGCGCGGCGCGAAAAGGCGTCGAGCTGGCGGCCGCGGAGGAAGCCGACTGGCCGGTCGTCGCCGGCAGCGACGCCGAGCTCGGCCGAGTCGTCCGCAATCTGCTGTCAAACGCGATCCGGCACACGCCACCCGGTGGCTCGGTCGTGGTCGCGGCCGGCGTGGACGGCGACGAGGCGTGGCTGCGCGTCGACGACGGTTGCGGTGGCATTCCCGAAGATGAGCTCGCCAGAGTCTTCGACGTGGCCTTTCGCGGCACCGCCGCGCGTACGCCGGACGACACCGGCGGCGGCCTCGGGCTGGCGGTCGCGCGCGGCCTGGTCGAGGCGCAGTCCGGCCGGATCAGCGCCGTCAACCACGAGCCGGGCTGCCGTTTCGAGGTGCATCTGGCTTTAGAGCCTGTTGGTAAACAGTCACTTACCGGAGCGGGTCCGTCGCGAAGGCTTTGA
- a CDS encoding DUF4185 domain-containing protein, with amino-acid sequence MTELDRRTFLRAATGAAAVGVVGLGSTPASASAVPSDTPSTFFSTVYVESAGTVAAPGSDGDLWPSCWADDGALYSANGDGRGFSDQPFKDVVMNRIDGTPESGLTGEKLAESEALGNVWADPAQYNRKPTGMVCVDGVLYLAVQDLKSGTNAFDDVPNASISRSDDHGRTWQKTTEAMFTDHRFTTIFFLDFGKNSEHARHALGPHDGSYVYAYGLDWNWRDSNTDTVPDPVDLYLARVPADAVQDRSKWRFFTGLKYGRPTWGKDIADKVAVLHDETRRFTQPLPGKTGNLTVISQGGVLYNAPLKRYLYTSWTDPTWEFYEAPTPWGPWKRFLVEDFGLTEWYQMSDPVHTPKNGGYGTTIPAKFVSPDGRDMWVQSNWWTAPYPKPQDNYNFNLRRLRVTPYRPTLPVNQPNPHNNLARTGADVTPIQVSAHRAHRSYYNDGDRKLTEDSYDGQVKAVDFWGYAFSRAYKMNRVVYSPGTMAADGGWFTRSGGGLRVQVRQAFRWIDVTGLKTTPSYSYDSTAGEKTYELTFDRTWGDGVRIVGQPGGSSYFTSIAELEVYYDG; translated from the coding sequence ATGACTGAGCTGGATCGCCGTACGTTCCTGCGCGCCGCCACCGGCGCCGCGGCCGTTGGTGTCGTTGGTCTGGGCAGCACGCCGGCTTCGGCGTCCGCCGTGCCGTCGGACACGCCGAGCACGTTCTTTTCCACCGTATACGTGGAATCCGCCGGCACGGTCGCGGCGCCTGGCAGCGACGGCGACCTGTGGCCGTCGTGCTGGGCCGACGACGGTGCGCTGTATTCGGCCAACGGCGACGGCCGCGGCTTCAGCGACCAGCCGTTCAAGGACGTCGTGATGAACCGGATCGACGGCACGCCGGAATCCGGGCTGACCGGCGAGAAACTGGCCGAGTCCGAGGCGCTCGGCAACGTCTGGGCCGATCCGGCGCAGTACAACCGCAAACCGACCGGCATGGTCTGCGTCGACGGCGTGCTCTATCTCGCCGTGCAGGACCTCAAATCCGGCACGAACGCCTTCGACGACGTGCCAAACGCGAGCATCTCGCGGTCGGACGACCACGGTCGTACGTGGCAGAAGACCACCGAGGCGATGTTCACCGACCACCGGTTCACCACGATCTTCTTCCTGGATTTCGGCAAGAACTCCGAGCACGCGCGGCACGCGCTGGGACCGCACGACGGCTCGTACGTCTACGCGTACGGCCTGGACTGGAACTGGCGCGACTCCAACACCGACACCGTGCCGGATCCGGTCGATCTTTATCTCGCGCGGGTGCCGGCCGACGCCGTGCAGGACCGGTCGAAGTGGCGGTTTTTCACCGGCCTGAAGTATGGCCGGCCGACCTGGGGGAAGGACATCGCCGACAAGGTCGCCGTGCTGCACGACGAGACGCGCCGGTTTACCCAGCCACTGCCCGGAAAAACCGGAAACCTGACGGTCATCTCGCAGGGCGGCGTGCTCTACAACGCGCCGCTGAAGCGTTATCTCTACACGTCGTGGACCGACCCGACCTGGGAGTTCTACGAGGCGCCGACGCCGTGGGGGCCGTGGAAGCGGTTCCTGGTCGAGGATTTCGGCCTGACCGAGTGGTATCAGATGAGCGATCCGGTGCACACGCCGAAAAACGGCGGCTATGGCACCACGATCCCGGCGAAGTTCGTCAGCCCCGACGGCCGCGACATGTGGGTGCAGAGCAACTGGTGGACGGCGCCGTATCCGAAGCCGCAGGACAACTACAACTTCAACCTGCGCCGGCTGCGGGTCACCCCCTATCGGCCGACTTTGCCAGTCAACCAGCCAAACCCGCACAACAACCTGGCACGCACCGGCGCCGACGTGACGCCGATCCAGGTCTCGGCACATCGCGCGCATCGCAGTTACTACAACGACGGCGACCGTAAGCTGACCGAGGACAGCTATGACGGCCAGGTCAAGGCCGTCGACTTCTGGGGCTACGCGTTTTCGCGCGCGTACAAGATGAATCGTGTCGTCTACAGCCCCGGCACGATGGCCGCGGACGGCGGCTGGTTCACCCGCTCGGGCGGTGGCCTGCGCGTCCAGGTGCGGCAGGCGTTTCGCTGGATCGACGTGACCGGCCTGAAAACCACGCCGAGCTATTCGTACGATTCCACTGCCGGTGAGAAAACCTACGAGCTGACCTTCGACCGCACCTGGGGTGACGGCGTTCGGATCGTCGGCCAGCCCGGTGGCAGCTCGTACTTCACCTCGATCGCCGAGCTGGAGGTCTATTACGACGGCTGA
- a CDS encoding DUF6191 domain-containing protein has product MYVVAALIIPSLVVLLLAVAVFERVTGRFGWAPWRKRGDGSGMSPLSTAGVEELESHFRGTKDFQRQMKQSSLMLREEESDGAPPRSRVDLDAGTANIVLRKQNDG; this is encoded by the coding sequence ATGTACGTGGTCGCCGCGCTGATCATTCCGTCGTTGGTCGTGCTGCTGCTCGCGGTGGCGGTGTTCGAGCGGGTCACCGGCCGGTTCGGCTGGGCTCCGTGGCGCAAACGCGGCGACGGCTCTGGCATGTCGCCATTGTCGACCGCCGGTGTCGAGGAGCTGGAGTCACATTTTCGCGGCACCAAAGACTTTCAGCGACAGATGAAACAGTCGTCTCTGATGCTGCGCGAGGAGGAGAGCGACGGCGCGCCGCCGCGCAGCAGAGTCGACCTCGACGCCGGCACGGCAAACATCGTCCTGCGCAAGCAAAACGACGGGTAG
- a CDS encoding molybdopterin-dependent oxidoreductase, which translates to MAGRFRSPLRGRWLTSVFGLTLLISLPFVIVTGLLDYLAYGPQFGQAFPRDVGWLHLPYVDWPTRPAWLFQLTQGLHVGLGLVLVPVILAKLWSVIPKLFEWPPARSIAHALERLSLLLLIGGILFEVGTGLLNIQYDYLFGFSFYTAHYYGAWVFLAAFAVHIGLKFRTMASALRTRQPKKKPEGATISRRGLLGLVAGGSLLVAAVTVGQSVDSLRWSAFLLPRGRSYGGGPTDFQVNRTARSVGITAESVGPAWRLRLSGRRQLTLDLPTLQRMPQHTAVLPIACVEGWSTTQTWTGVRLRDLAALTGLPAPANAFVQAVSKTGGFHQATLQENQVLDPDALLALRVNGAPLSLDHGFPARIIVPALPGVHCTKWVASIDFRER; encoded by the coding sequence ATGGCCGGCCGGTTCCGGAGTCCGCTGCGCGGCCGGTGGCTCACCTCGGTTTTCGGCCTGACACTGCTGATCTCGCTGCCGTTCGTCATTGTCACCGGGCTGCTCGACTATCTCGCGTACGGTCCGCAGTTTGGTCAGGCTTTTCCGCGCGACGTCGGTTGGCTGCACCTGCCGTACGTGGACTGGCCGACGCGTCCGGCCTGGCTTTTCCAGCTGACGCAAGGACTGCACGTCGGTCTCGGCCTGGTGCTGGTGCCGGTGATCCTGGCCAAGCTCTGGTCGGTGATCCCGAAGCTTTTCGAGTGGCCGCCGGCGAGATCGATCGCGCACGCGCTTGAACGCCTGTCGTTGCTCCTGCTGATCGGCGGCATTCTCTTCGAGGTCGGCACCGGCCTGCTCAACATCCAGTATGACTATCTGTTCGGCTTCAGCTTCTACACCGCGCACTATTACGGTGCCTGGGTCTTCCTCGCGGCGTTCGCCGTCCACATTGGACTCAAGTTCCGCACGATGGCCTCGGCGCTGCGCACCCGTCAGCCAAAGAAAAAACCGGAAGGCGCCACGATCAGCCGCCGTGGCCTGCTGGGTCTGGTCGCCGGCGGCTCCCTCCTGGTGGCCGCGGTGACCGTCGGCCAAAGCGTCGACAGCCTGCGCTGGAGCGCGTTCCTGCTGCCGCGCGGCCGGTCGTACGGCGGCGGCCCGACCGACTTCCAGGTCAACCGTACGGCCAGAAGTGTCGGCATCACGGCCGAGTCGGTCGGACCGGCGTGGCGCCTGCGGCTCTCGGGCCGCCGCCAGCTGACACTGGATCTTCCTACGCTGCAACGGATGCCGCAGCACACCGCTGTCCTGCCGATCGCCTGCGTGGAAGGCTGGTCGACGACACAGACGTGGACGGGCGTACGGCTGCGTGATCTCGCCGCACTGACCGGCCTGCCGGCGCCGGCGAACGCATTCGTCCAGGCGGTGTCGAAAACCGGCGGCTTCCACCAGGCGACGCTGCAGGAAAACCAGGTCCTCGATCCGGACGCTCTGTTGGCGCTTCGCGTCAACGGCGCACCGCTGAGCCTCGACCACGGCTTTCCGGCGCGGATCATCGTGCCGGCATTGCCAGGCGTGCATTGCACGAAATGGGTGGCCTCGATCGATTTCCGGGAGCGGTGA